In one Chelmon rostratus isolate fCheRos1 chromosome 7, fCheRos1.pri, whole genome shotgun sequence genomic region, the following are encoded:
- the LOC121608697 gene encoding calpain-5-like: MAVPYEGQSFSALRRQCQQNGRLFEDPLFPTSDQSLFYQSNRIGRVTWKRPKELSSNPHLFVDGISAHDLHQGQLGNCWFVAACSSLASREALWQKVIPDWKDQEWDEEKPESYAGIFHFRFWRFGEWVDVVIDDRLPTVNGELVYCHSNDSNEFWSALVEKAYAKMCGCYEALDGGNTADALVDFTGGVSEPMDLMEDGFKEDEEKRNELFERVLKVHNRGGLISCSIRANSAADMEARLACGLVKGHAYAVTDVRRVRLGHGLLAYFKSDKLTMIRMRNPWGQREWNGPWSDSSEEWNKVSKSERERIGVTVQDDGEFWMTFDDFIANFTDLILCRLINTSYLSLHKTWEEAVLRGSWRRHDDPLLNRAGGCINNKHSFLQNPQYVFDVKKPEDEVLICLQQKDRRATLRQGRGENLAIGFDIHRVELNRTYRMHVTQQKAGGSIYINSRSVFIRIDLKEGRYVIIPTTFDPGLEGDFLLRIFTDVPSDCKELTLDEPPRTCWSGLCGYPSLVSQVYILRADGLAGQDSDGASDPYVIIRCEGEKVRSPVYKNTRSPVFNTKGLFYRKKANQPISIEIYNNNVLMDSFLGQVTLPAEQGDFQQTLHLRDKGDRRDNDLPGTITVAVVTSTVLTNI, encoded by the exons ATGGCAGTTCCGTACGAGGGCCAGTCTTTCTCTGCGCTGAGGAGGCAGTGCCAGCAGAATGGACGTCTGTTTGAAGACCCTCTGTTCCCAACATCCGACCAGTCTCTGTTCTACCAGAGCAACCGCATCGGCAGAGTCACCTGGAAAAGGCCAaag GAGTTAAGCAGCAACCCACATCTGTTCGTGGACGGCATCAGTGCTCACGACCTGCACCAAGGCCAGCTGGGAAACTGCTGGTTCGTGGCCGCCTGCTCCAGTCTGGCTTCCAGAGAAGCTCTGTGGCAGAAG gtgATTCCTGACTGGAAGGACCAGGAGTGGGATGAAGAAAAACCGGAGTCCTACGCCGGGATCTTCCACTTCCGGTTCTGGAGGTTCGGCGAGTGGGTGGACGTGGTGATCGATGACCGACTGCCCACGGTGAACGGAGAGCTGGTGTACTGCCACTCCAACGACAGCAACGAGTTCTGGAGCGCGCTGGTGGAGAAGGCCTACGCCAA GATGTGCGGGTGCTACGAGGCCCTGGATGGGGGCAACACGGCCGACGCTCTCGTGGATTTCACCGGGGGCGTGTCTGAGCCGATGGACTTGATGGAGGACGGGTtcaaagaagatgaagagaaacgCAACGAGCTGTTCGAGAGAGTCCTGAAAGTCCACAACAGAGGAGGCCTCATCAGCTGCTCGATCCGG GCAAACAGTGCGGCGGACATGGAGGCCAGGCTGGCCTGCGGCCTGGTGAAGGGTCATGCCTACGCTGTGACAGACGTCCGCAGGGTGAGGCTGGGCCACGGCCTGCTGGCCTACTTCAAGTCGGACAAACTCACCATGATCCGCATGAGGAACCCCTGGGGACAGAGGGAGTGGAACGGGCCCTGGAGCGACAG CTCTGAAGAGTGGAATAAAGTCAGTAAGAGCGAGCGGGAGAGGATCGGCGTCACCGTGCAGGACGATGGCGAGTTCTG GATGACGTTTGATGACTTTATCGCCAACTTCACAGACCTCATCCTGTGTCGTCTCATCAACACATCCTACCTGAGTTTACATAAGACCTGGGAGGAGGCCGTGCTGCGGGGCTCCTGGCGTCGCCACGACGACCCGCTTCTCAACCGAGCCGGGGGCTGCATCAACAACAAGCACTCCTTCCTCCAGAACCCGCAG TACGTGTTTGACGTGAAGAAGCCGGAGGACGAGGTGCTGATCTGTTTGCAGCAGAAAGATCGCAGAGCCACGCTGAGACAGGGACGAGGAGAAAACCTAGCTATTGGCTTCGACATACACAGG GTAGAGTTAAACAGGACCTACCGGATGCACGTCACCCAGCAGAAGGCTGGTGGGAGCATCTACATCAACTCAAGGTCTGTGTTCATACGCATTGACCTGAAGGAGGGCCGGTACGTCATCATACCCACAACCTTTGACCCCGGCCTGGAGGGAGACTTCCTGCTCCGCATCTTCACAGACGTGCCCTCTGACTGCAA ggagTTGACTCTAGACGAGCCACCACGCACCTGCTGGTCCGGGTTGTGTGGTTATCCCTCTCTGGTCTCTCAGGTCTACATACTGAGGGCAGATGGACTCGCAGGACAGGACTCTGATGGAG cgtCGGACCCCTACGTGATAATCCGTTGTGAAGGAGAGAAAGTTCGTTCTCCGGTCTATAAAAACACTCGCAGCCCTGTCTTCAACACAAAGGGGCTCTTCTACAGGAAGAAAGccaaccagccaatcagcatcgag ATCTACAACAACAACGTGTTGATGGATTCCTTCCTGGGTCAGGTGACGTTGCCAGCTGAGCAAGGCGATTTCCAGCAGACGCTCCACCTGAGGGACAAGGGTGATCGCCGTGACAACGACCTCCCTGGAACCATCACCGTCGCCGTAGTAACAAGTACGGTGCTCACCAACATCTGA
- the ompa gene encoding olfactory marker protein a has translation MDNAEAPSTTMVLEFKEDTALTEMMRLRVSSLQRSGQKRQDGERLLLPHEAVYRLDFPAQELNFSRWYFSLIAYGRVTITGISQHWTPDLTNLMTRQLLEPIGTFWRNADDPQDSPLKWLEADMQEFGERIAELAKVRKVMYFLFAFKDGAGAANLSCSVEFTPDK, from the exons ATGGACAATGCCGAggctccctccaccaccatGGTGCTGGAATTCAAAGAAGACACTGCGCTGACAGAG ATGATGCGTCTTCGTGTGTCGTCTTTGCAGCGCTCAGGACAGAAGCGTCAGGATGGCGAGCGTCTGCTTCTTCCCCATGAGGCCGTTTATCGGCTGGACTTCCCCGCTCAGGAGCTGAACTTCTCCCGCTGGTACTTCTCCCTCATCGCCTACGGTCGGGTCACCATCACCGGCATTTCCCAGCACTGGACCCCTGACCTCACCAACCTGATGACCCGTCAGCTGCTGGAACCCATCGGAACGTTTTGGCGAAATGCCGACGACCCGCAGGATTCGCCGCTCAAATGGCTGGAGGCGGACATGCAGGAGTTTGGCGAAAGGATTGCTGAGCTGGCCAAGGTCAGGAAGGTCatgtacttcctgtttgccttCAAGGACGGGGCAGGGGCAGCAAATCTCAGCTGCTCGGTGGAGTTCACACCAGACAAATAA